The following coding sequences are from one Mesorhizobium onobrychidis window:
- a CDS encoding class I SAM-dependent DNA methyltransferase, whose translation MADRKNEGALAAAYAAKRPEEVAALYDRWSDTYDADMSAAGYRHPTICLALLARHLPRGAAPLLDAGAGTGLIGEWLKIAGYPQVEALDISAGMLAQAARKGVYSALHCLALGGPLPFADDAYAGIISAGVFTSGHVGAEGLDELIRICRPGGIIVLTVKNTLWDAGFAARIADLEAKGVVTRAEETSPYVSMPGEADTVPSRGLVLRVN comes from the coding sequence ATGGCGGACAGGAAAAATGAGGGCGCGCTCGCCGCGGCCTATGCGGCGAAGCGGCCTGAGGAAGTTGCGGCGCTTTACGACCGATGGTCCGACACCTACGACGCCGACATGTCGGCGGCCGGTTATCGCCATCCGACTATCTGCCTCGCCTTGCTAGCCCGCCATCTGCCGCGCGGCGCGGCACCGCTCCTCGATGCCGGGGCCGGCACCGGGCTCATCGGCGAATGGCTGAAAATCGCGGGCTATCCGCAGGTCGAGGCGCTCGACATCTCGGCGGGCATGCTGGCCCAGGCGGCGCGCAAGGGCGTCTATTCGGCGCTTCACTGCCTGGCGCTCGGCGGACCGCTGCCCTTCGCGGATGACGCCTATGCCGGCATCATATCGGCCGGCGTCTTCACCTCGGGCCATGTCGGCGCAGAGGGGCTGGACGAACTGATCCGCATCTGCCGGCCGGGCGGGATAATCGTGCTGACGGTCAAGAACACACTGTGGGACGCCGGTTTTGCCGCGCGGATCGCGGACCTCGAGGCGAAGGGCGTCGTCACACGTGCCGAGGAAACGTCGCCCTATGTCTCCATGCCGGGCGAGGCCGACACCGTGCCGAGCCGCGGCCTCGTTCTGCGCGTGAACTGA
- a CDS encoding peptide chain release factor 3, whose translation MAEDITNAVARRRTFAIIAHPDAGKTTLTEKLLLFGGAIQLAGEVKAKKDRIQTRSDWMKIERERGISVVTSVMTFEYEDNVFNLLDTPGHEDFADDTYRTLSAVDAAVMVIDAAKGIEPRTLKLFEVCRLRDIPIITFVNKMDRESRDPFEILDEIEQKLALDTAPITWPIGRGKTFSGTYHLALNAVRKGDAEKERTPVNGPDSNRVAGLLPENEREAFIEELELAREACRPLDIDSFREGHLTPVYFGSALRNYGVRDLIEALGAYGPPPRAQEADIRKVEATEDKMTSFVFKIQANMDPNHRDRIAFVRVCSGKLERGMKAKLVRTGKPMSLSAPQFFFARTRVTADEAFAGDVVGIPNHGTLRIGDTLTEGEEILFRGVPNFAPEILRRVRLGDAMKAKKLKEALHQMAEEGVVQLFSPEDGSPAIVGVVGALQLDVLKERLSIEYTLPVDFEMSRFSVCRWISADAKAEMHRFIEAHRGDIARDLDNDPVFLAQHAFSLNYEAERWKAIRFAAVKDYQVRDKAA comes from the coding sequence TTGGCTGAAGACATCACGAACGCGGTGGCGCGCCGCCGCACTTTCGCGATCATCGCGCATCCGGACGCCGGCAAGACGACGCTGACCGAAAAGCTGCTTTTGTTCGGCGGCGCCATCCAGCTTGCCGGCGAGGTCAAGGCCAAGAAGGATCGCATCCAGACCCGGTCGGACTGGATGAAGATCGAGCGCGAGCGCGGCATTTCGGTCGTCACCTCGGTGATGACCTTCGAGTATGAGGACAATGTCTTCAACCTGCTCGACACGCCCGGCCACGAGGATTTCGCCGACGATACCTACCGCACGCTCTCGGCGGTCGATGCGGCGGTCATGGTCATCGATGCCGCCAAGGGCATCGAGCCGCGCACGCTAAAACTGTTCGAGGTCTGCCGGCTGCGCGACATCCCGATCATCACCTTCGTCAACAAGATGGACCGCGAAAGCCGCGACCCGTTCGAGATCCTCGACGAGATCGAACAGAAACTGGCGCTCGACACCGCACCGATCACTTGGCCGATCGGCCGCGGCAAGACCTTTTCCGGTACCTACCATCTGGCGCTGAACGCGGTGCGCAAGGGCGACGCGGAGAAGGAACGGACGCCGGTCAATGGACCCGACTCCAACCGCGTCGCCGGCCTGTTGCCGGAGAACGAGCGCGAAGCCTTCATCGAGGAGCTGGAACTGGCGCGCGAAGCCTGCCGTCCGCTCGACATCGACTCGTTTCGCGAGGGCCATCTGACGCCGGTCTATTTCGGCTCGGCGCTGCGCAATTATGGCGTGCGCGACCTGATCGAGGCGCTTGGCGCCTACGGGCCGCCGCCGCGCGCGCAGGAGGCCGACATCCGCAAGGTCGAGGCGACCGAGGACAAGATGACCTCCTTCGTCTTCAAGATCCAGGCCAACATGGACCCCAACCACCGCGACCGCATCGCCTTCGTCCGCGTCTGCTCGGGCAAGCTCGAGCGCGGCATGAAGGCCAAGCTGGTGCGCACCGGAAAACCGATGAGCCTGTCGGCGCCGCAGTTCTTCTTCGCCCGCACCCGCGTCACCGCCGACGAGGCGTTCGCCGGCGACGTCGTCGGAATCCCCAACCATGGCACGCTGCGCATCGGCGACACGCTGACCGAGGGCGAGGAGATCCTGTTCCGCGGCGTGCCGAATTTCGCGCCGGAAATCCTGCGCCGCGTCCGTCTCGGCGATGCGATGAAGGCCAAAAAGCTGAAGGAGGCGCTGCACCAGATGGCCGAGGAGGGCGTCGTGCAACTGTTCTCGCCGGAGGACGGTTCACCGGCAATCGTCGGTGTCGTCGGCGCGCTGCAGCTCGACGTGCTGAAGGAGCGGCTGAGCATCGAGTACACGCTGCCCGTCGATTTCGAGATGTCGCGCTTTTCGGTCTGCCGCTGGATATCGGCTGACGCCAAGGCCGAGATGCATCGCTTCATCGAGGCGCATCGCGGCGACATCGCCCGCGACCTTGACAACGACCCGGTGTTCCTGGCCCAGCATGCCTTTTCGCTCAATTACGAGGCCGAGCGCTGGAAGGCGATCCGCTTCGCCGCGGTCAAGGATTACCAGGTCCGCGACAAGGCGGCTTGA
- a CDS encoding amidohydrolase family protein gives MDFDLIVRGGMLPDGTIADIGIIGETIAAIEPELSVTASTAIDAHGNLISPPFVDPHFHMDATLSLGIPRINASGTLLEGISLWGELKPLLTHEAVRERALAYCDWAVSMGLLAIRTHVDVCDTRLLAVEALLDVKKTVAPYIDLQLVAFPQDGFYRSPTARDNTVRALDLGVDIVGGIPHFERTMADGTRSVTELCEIAAERGLMVDLHCDETDDPLSRHIEQLVYETQRLGLQGRVAGSHLTSMHSMDNYYVSKLLPLIAEAGVSAIPNPLINIMLQGRHDTFPKRRGLTRVKEMLAHGIRVGWGQDCVLDPWYSLGTADMLDVAFMGLHVAQMSSPADMARCFDMVTNVNAAIMGLDHLGLAVGKRASLVVLDAGDPVEALRLRPERLCVIARGKVVAERARQETRLSIAGRPATVNRRHRPST, from the coding sequence ATGGATTTTGACCTTATCGTCCGCGGCGGCATGCTGCCCGACGGCACGATCGCCGATATCGGCATCATCGGCGAGACGATCGCGGCCATCGAGCCCGAGCTGAGCGTTACCGCGAGCACGGCGATCGACGCCCATGGCAATCTGATCTCGCCGCCTTTCGTCGATCCGCATTTTCACATGGACGCCACGCTCTCCCTGGGCATACCGCGCATCAACGCGTCGGGCACGCTGCTGGAAGGCATTTCGCTGTGGGGCGAGCTGAAGCCGCTGTTGACGCACGAAGCGGTGCGCGAGCGCGCGCTCGCCTATTGCGACTGGGCGGTGTCCATGGGCCTGCTCGCCATCCGCACCCATGTCGATGTCTGCGATACGAGGCTGCTGGCGGTCGAAGCCCTGCTCGATGTGAAGAAGACGGTCGCGCCCTATATCGACCTGCAACTGGTCGCCTTCCCGCAGGATGGGTTTTATCGCTCGCCGACGGCGCGCGATAACACCGTTCGAGCGCTCGACTTGGGGGTCGATATCGTCGGCGGCATTCCGCACTTTGAGCGCACCATGGCCGATGGCACGCGTTCGGTGACGGAACTGTGCGAAATCGCGGCAGAACGCGGCCTCATGGTCGACCTGCATTGCGACGAGACCGACGATCCGCTGTCGCGCCATATCGAGCAACTGGTCTATGAGACGCAGCGCCTCGGCCTGCAGGGCAGGGTCGCCGGCTCGCATCTCACTTCGATGCACTCGATGGACAATTACTATGTCTCGAAGCTGTTGCCGCTGATCGCCGAGGCAGGTGTCTCGGCGATTCCCAATCCGCTGATCAACATCATGCTGCAGGGCCGCCACGACACATTCCCCAAACGCCGCGGCCTGACGCGGGTCAAGGAAATGCTTGCCCACGGCATCCGCGTCGGCTGGGGCCAGGATTGCGTGCTCGACCCCTGGTATTCGCTGGGCACCGCCGACATGCTCGACGTCGCCTTCATGGGCCTTCACGTCGCCCAGATGTCGAGCCCGGCCGACATGGCGCGCTGTTTCGACATGGTCACCAACGTCAACGCCGCCATCATGGGCCTCGACCATCTCGGCCTGGCGGTCGGCAAGCGCGCCAGCCTCGTCGTCCTCGATGCCGGCGATCCGGTCGAGGCCTTGCGTCTGCGTCCCGAGCGCCTCTGTGTCATTGCCAGGGGCAAAGTGGTGGCCGAGCGGGCCAGGCAGGAAACGCGGCTTTCGATCGCGGGACGACCGGCAACGGTGAACCGCAGGCATCGCCCGTCCACTTGA
- a CDS encoding amidase, producing the protein MDLVFSSTIELAAAIRDRKISAVEALDAHLAQIDRHNEAVNAVVTLDREGARARAKKADEAQARGAALGPLHGVPFTLKDTHETLGMKTTVGFPPFADYVARKDSPVVLRLKAAGGVLVGKTNVATMLADWQSNNPLFGRTSSPWDLSRTAGGSSGGAAAALSTGMTPFEIGTDMQDSIRLPAAFCGVYGLKPTEHRVSLAGAFPGPAGAPRSVRLMSCLGPLARNVEDLALILGIIAGPDGSDTDLAPVPVEDMPKLDLKTLRIAFAPSFPGFPVANEISAAVESLAEQLKSAGATVEEAKLPTLDLHDDLTQGGALIGMMLEAAQREPPEEPTPVSRWFEALARRDRSILAWDRFFEGCDVLLCPVAMTTAFPHCEPGTPIKVDDREQSYWMLPAYGAVFNYSGHPALSMPCGHDRDGLPIGLQLVGRRWSESRLLGIARAIARLTSGFRRPPGY; encoded by the coding sequence ATGGACCTAGTCTTTTCCTCGACTATCGAACTCGCCGCCGCGATCCGCGACCGCAAGATTTCCGCCGTGGAGGCGCTGGACGCGCATCTGGCGCAGATCGACAGGCACAATGAGGCGGTCAATGCGGTCGTCACGCTCGACAGGGAAGGGGCTCGCGCTCGAGCGAAGAAGGCCGACGAAGCGCAGGCGCGCGGCGCCGCTCTCGGGCCGCTGCACGGCGTGCCGTTCACGCTGAAGGACACGCACGAAACATTGGGGATGAAGACCACGGTCGGTTTCCCGCCCTTTGCCGACTATGTGGCGAGAAAAGACAGTCCGGTCGTTCTCAGGTTGAAGGCGGCCGGCGGCGTGCTGGTCGGCAAGACAAATGTCGCAACGATGCTGGCCGACTGGCAGTCGAACAATCCGCTGTTTGGCCGCACCAGTAGTCCCTGGGATCTATCGCGCACCGCCGGCGGTTCCAGCGGCGGCGCCGCGGCAGCGCTCAGCACCGGCATGACACCATTCGAGATCGGCACCGACATGCAGGATTCTATCCGCCTGCCTGCGGCCTTCTGCGGCGTCTACGGCCTGAAGCCGACCGAGCATCGCGTCTCGCTGGCTGGCGCCTTTCCCGGTCCCGCCGGCGCGCCGCGAAGCGTGCGGCTGATGTCCTGCCTCGGTCCGCTGGCCCGCAATGTCGAAGATCTGGCGCTGATCCTGGGGATCATTGCAGGACCGGATGGCAGCGACACCGACCTTGCGCCGGTGCCGGTCGAGGACATGCCGAAGCTCGATCTCAAGACATTGCGCATCGCCTTTGCTCCGTCCTTTCCTGGTTTTCCGGTCGCCAACGAAATCAGCGCCGCGGTCGAAAGTCTGGCTGAGCAACTCAAATCTGCGGGCGCGACCGTCGAGGAAGCAAAGCTGCCGACGCTCGACCTGCATGACGATCTGACGCAAGGCGGCGCGCTGATTGGCATGATGCTGGAGGCTGCGCAGCGGGAGCCGCCGGAAGAACCGACACCGGTCTCGCGCTGGTTCGAGGCTCTCGCCCGCCGCGACCGGTCGATCCTTGCCTGGGACCGGTTTTTCGAAGGCTGCGATGTCTTGCTGTGTCCCGTCGCCATGACCACGGCCTTCCCGCATTGCGAGCCGGGAACACCGATCAAGGTCGATGACAGGGAGCAGAGCTACTGGATGCTGCCGGCCTATGGCGCGGTGTTCAACTATAGCGGCCACCCGGCACTGTCGATGCCCTGCGGGCACGACCGCGACGGCCTGCCCATCGGCCTGCAGCTGGTCGGCCGCCGCTGGTCCGAATCGCGGCTGCTCGGCATCGCCAGGGCAATAGCGCGGCTAACCAGCGGCTTTCGTCGTCCGCCCGGCTATTGA
- a CDS encoding NAD(P)/FAD-dependent oxidoreductase, whose amino-acid sequence MSAAKQVIVVGAGIIGASIAWHLAKAGAKVTVVADSGAGGVATPNSFAWINASWGNPEPYFRLRTRSMAEWTRLAHDVPGIPLEWCGGLCWDLPPAELEAYAAEHSAWGYGIERVDRTRAARIEPNLTELPDFALHVAEEGIAEPVATTQTLLADAERRGARVLTGTAVTALVQANGRITGVDTSGGRIAADEVVIVAGAGSPAIAATAGLKLPIDTPPGLIVHSRPYEKLLNGLVIGDRLHMRQTAEGRIIAGSDFGGADPGMDADATGRELFASMKAMLRGAAGLELDFHTVGYRPTPVDGFPIIGRAQGVSGLYVAVMHSGITLAPAVGLFAAREILDDAREPLLEPYGLARFAQ is encoded by the coding sequence ATGAGCGCAGCCAAGCAAGTCATCGTCGTCGGCGCCGGCATAATCGGCGCGTCCATCGCCTGGCATCTGGCGAAGGCTGGCGCGAAGGTGACGGTCGTTGCCGACAGCGGCGCCGGCGGCGTCGCGACACCGAATTCCTTTGCCTGGATCAATGCCAGCTGGGGCAATCCAGAGCCTTATTTTCGGCTGCGCACCCGTTCGATGGCCGAATGGACGCGGCTTGCGCATGACGTGCCCGGCATTCCGTTGGAATGGTGCGGCGGCCTGTGCTGGGACCTGCCGCCGGCCGAGTTGGAAGCCTATGCCGCCGAGCATTCTGCCTGGGGTTACGGCATCGAGCGCGTCGATCGCACGCGAGCCGCCCGCATCGAGCCCAACTTGACCGAGCTTCCCGATTTCGCCCTGCATGTAGCCGAGGAGGGCATTGCCGAGCCGGTCGCCACCACGCAAACGCTGCTGGCCGACGCCGAGCGGCGCGGCGCGCGGGTGCTGACTGGAACAGCCGTCACCGCGCTCGTGCAGGCCAATGGCAGGATTACCGGCGTCGATACATCCGGCGGACGGATCGCTGCCGATGAGGTGGTGATCGTGGCCGGCGCCGGCTCTCCGGCAATCGCGGCGACGGCCGGATTAAAGCTGCCGATCGACACGCCGCCCGGCCTGATCGTCCACTCACGCCCCTACGAAAAGCTGCTCAACGGCCTGGTGATCGGAGACCGGCTGCACATGCGCCAGACTGCCGAGGGCCGCATCATCGCCGGTTCGGATTTCGGCGGCGCCGATCCGGGCATGGATGCCGACGCCACCGGCCGCGAGTTGTTTGCGTCGATGAAAGCCATGCTGCGCGGCGCCGCCGGGCTGGAACTGGATTTTCACACGGTCGGATACCGGCCGACGCCCGTCGACGGCTTTCCGATCATCGGACGGGCTCAAGGCGTGAGCGGCCTGTATGTCGCGGTCATGCATTCCGGCATCACGCTGGCGCCTGCCGTCGGCCTGTTCGCCGCCCGGGAAATCCTGGACGACGCGCGCGAACCGCTGCTTGAGCCTTATGGGCTGGCGCGGTTTGCTCAATAG
- the ilvD gene encoding dihydroxy-acid dehydratase: MPAYRSRTTTHGRNMAGARGLWRATGMKDSDFGKPIIAVVNSFTQFVPGHVHLKDLGQLVAREIEKAGGVAKEFNTIAVDDGIAMGHDGMLYSLPSRELIADSVEYMVNAHCADAMVCISNCDKITPGMLMASLRLNIPTVFVSGGPMEAGKVVLAGKTQALDLVDAMVAAADDKISDEDVKTIERSACPTCGSCSGMFTANSMNCLTEALGLSLPGNGSTLATHADRKRLFVEAGHLIVDLAQRYYEQDDDTALPRSIASKGAFENAMTLDIAMGGSTNTVLHILAAAHEGEVDFTMEDIDRLSRRVPVLCKVAPAKSDVHMEDVHRAGGIMAILGQLDSAGLINRDLPTVHTASLGEALDHWDISRTTSQNVRDFFLAAPGGVPTQVAFSQDRRWDELDTNRETGVIRSAEHPFSRDGGLAVLRGNLALDGCIVKTAGVDESILKFTGPARVFESQDASVKAILSNEIKAGDVVVIRYEGPRGGPGMQEMLYPTSYLKSKGLGKACALVTDGRFSGGTSGLSIGHASPEAAEGGLIGLVHEGDTIEIDIPNRTIRLAVDDAELAARRAAMEAKGTAAWKPDEKRKRKVTMALRAYASMATSAAKGAVRYVPE, from the coding sequence ATGCCCGCCTATCGCTCCCGCACCACCACCCATGGCCGCAACATGGCCGGCGCCCGCGGTCTGTGGCGCGCCACCGGCATGAAGGATTCCGATTTCGGCAAGCCGATCATCGCGGTGGTCAATTCCTTCACCCAGTTCGTGCCGGGTCACGTCCACCTCAAGGATCTCGGCCAGCTGGTCGCCCGCGAGATCGAAAAGGCCGGCGGCGTCGCCAAGGAGTTCAACACCATAGCTGTCGACGATGGCATCGCCATGGGCCATGACGGCATGCTCTATTCGCTGCCGTCGCGCGAGCTGATCGCCGACTCGGTCGAATACATGGTCAATGCCCACTGCGCCGACGCCATGGTCTGCATCTCCAATTGCGACAAGATCACGCCGGGCATGCTGATGGCTTCGCTTCGCCTCAACATCCCGACCGTCTTCGTCTCCGGCGGTCCGATGGAAGCCGGCAAGGTGGTGCTCGCCGGCAAGACGCAGGCGCTCGATCTGGTCGATGCCATGGTCGCTGCCGCCGACGACAAGATCTCAGACGAGGACGTCAAGACCATCGAGCGCTCGGCCTGCCCGACCTGCGGCTCCTGCTCCGGCATGTTCACCGCCAATTCGATGAACTGCCTGACCGAGGCACTCGGCCTGTCGCTGCCCGGCAACGGTTCGACGCTGGCCACCCATGCCGACCGCAAGCGGCTGTTCGTCGAGGCCGGCCATCTGATCGTCGATCTCGCCCAGCGCTACTACGAGCAGGACGACGACACCGCGCTGCCGCGCAGCATCGCCTCGAAGGGCGCCTTCGAGAACGCCATGACGCTCGACATCGCCATGGGCGGCTCGACCAACACCGTGCTGCACATCCTGGCTGCCGCGCATGAGGGCGAGGTCGATTTCACCATGGAGGACATCGACCGGCTGTCGCGGCGGGTTCCGGTGCTGTGCAAGGTCGCGCCGGCCAAGTCCGACGTCCATATGGAGGACGTCCACCGCGCCGGCGGCATCATGGCGATCCTCGGCCAGCTCGATAGCGCCGGGCTGATCAACCGCGACCTGCCGACGGTGCACACCGCAAGTCTCGGCGAAGCGCTCGACCATTGGGACATTTCGCGCACCACAAGCCAGAACGTTCGCGATTTCTTCCTAGCGGCCCCGGGCGGCGTGCCGACGCAGGTCGCCTTCAGCCAGGATCGGCGCTGGGACGAGCTCGACACAAATCGCGAAACCGGCGTTATCCGCTCGGCCGAGCACCCCTTTTCCAGGGACGGTGGCCTAGCCGTGCTTAGGGGCAACCTGGCGCTCGACGGCTGCATCGTCAAGACGGCGGGCGTCGATGAATCGATCCTGAAATTCACCGGCCCGGCCAGGGTGTTCGAAAGCCAGGACGCCAGCGTCAAGGCGATCCTGTCCAACGAGATCAAGGCTGGCGATGTCGTCGTCATCCGCTACGAAGGGCCGCGCGGCGGCCCCGGCATGCAGGAAATGCTCTACCCGACCAGCTATTTGAAATCGAAGGGCCTCGGCAAAGCCTGCGCGCTGGTCACCGACGGCCGCTTTTCCGGCGGTACCTCCGGCCTGTCGATCGGCCATGCTTCTCCCGAGGCGGCGGAAGGCGGGCTGATCGGGCTGGTGCATGAGGGCGACACGATCGAGATCGATATCCCGAACCGCACCATCCGGCTTGCCGTCGACGATGCCGAACTGGCCGCCCGCCGCGCGGCGATGGAGGCAAAGGGAACCGCCGCCTGGAAGCCCGATGAAAAGCGCAAGCGCAAAGTGACGATGGCCTTGCGCGCCTACGCCTCGATGGCGACCAGTGCTGCAAAGGGTGCGGTAAGGTATGTGCCGGAGTAG
- a CDS encoding phosphotransferase family protein, which yields MVDEEARAALAAIPALAGYEGPLERLGGLTNRVFRAGDVCLRIPGKGTEEYINRANEAVAAREAAKAGVSPEVLHVDGETGVMATRFVAGAETMSPEKFKARPGSPARAGKAFRRLHTSGAVFPFRFELFAMIDDYLQLLSTKEVALPAGYHNVVREAETVRSALAAHPQPLVACHCDPLCENFLDTGDRMWIVDWEYSGMNDPLWDLGDLSVEGQFDTAQEEEMMRTYFGGEPTPAERGRVVVYKAMCDLLWTLWGLIQLANSNPVDDFRAYADGRFARCKALMETADFSRHLAAVRAG from the coding sequence ATGGTGGACGAGGAAGCACGCGCGGCGCTTGCAGCCATTCCGGCGCTGGCCGGCTACGAGGGACCGCTGGAGCGGCTCGGCGGCCTCACCAACCGCGTCTTCAGGGCTGGAGATGTCTGCCTGCGGATTCCCGGCAAGGGGACAGAGGAATATATCAACCGCGCCAACGAGGCGGTGGCGGCACGGGAAGCCGCCAAGGCCGGCGTCAGCCCCGAGGTGCTGCATGTCGACGGCGAGACAGGCGTGATGGCGACTCGTTTCGTCGCCGGCGCCGAGACGATGTCGCCGGAAAAATTCAAAGCCCGGCCGGGCAGTCCGGCGCGGGCCGGCAAAGCCTTCCGCAGATTGCATACATCCGGCGCTGTGTTTCCCTTCCGCTTCGAGCTTTTTGCCATGATCGACGACTATCTGCAGCTGCTGTCGACCAAGGAAGTCGCCCTGCCCGCCGGTTACCACAACGTCGTACGCGAGGCGGAAACCGTTCGGTCGGCGCTTGCCGCGCATCCCCAGCCTCTTGTCGCCTGCCACTGCGATCCGTTGTGCGAAAACTTTCTCGATACCGGCGACAGGATGTGGATCGTCGACTGGGAATATTCCGGCATGAACGATCCGCTCTGGGATCTCGGCGACCTCAGTGTCGAAGGGCAGTTTGATACCGCGCAGGAGGAAGAGATGATGCGCACCTATTTCGGCGGCGAGCCAACGCCGGCGGAGCGCGGCCGCGTTGTCGTCTATAAGGCGATGTGCGATCTCCTGTGGACGCTGTGGGGGCTGATCCAGCTCGCTAACAGCAATCCGGTCGACGATTTCCGCGCTTATGCCGACGGCCGCTTCGCGCGCTGCAAGGCGCTGATGGAGACAGCCGACTTCTCAAGGCATCTGGCGGCAGTTCGCGCGGGTTAG
- a CDS encoding VOC family protein: MQKITPCLWFDDQAEEAMNHYISIFKNSKVLSVMRWPKGSGDSEGKVLVTYFELDGVQFQALNGGPQFKFTEAVSLSIDCKTQEEVDYFWDRLIEGGGEPSQCSWLKDKFGVSWQVVPEQLPRLLQDPDTEKAGRVMQAMMQMTKIDIAKIEEAARG, encoded by the coding sequence ATGCAAAAGATCACCCCCTGCCTGTGGTTCGACGACCAGGCCGAGGAGGCCATGAACCACTACATCTCCATCTTCAAGAATTCGAAGGTGCTGAGCGTGATGCGCTGGCCCAAGGGCAGCGGCGATAGTGAGGGCAAGGTGCTGGTGACCTATTTCGAGCTCGACGGCGTTCAGTTCCAGGCGCTCAACGGCGGGCCGCAATTCAAGTTCACCGAGGCAGTCTCGCTGTCCATCGACTGCAAGACGCAGGAGGAGGTCGACTATTTCTGGGACAGGCTCATTGAGGGCGGTGGCGAGCCCAGCCAGTGCAGCTGGCTGAAGGACAAGTTCGGCGTCTCCTGGCAGGTCGTGCCGGAGCAATTGCCGAGGCTGCTGCAGGACCCCGACACGGAAAAGGCCGGCCGTGTCATGCAGGCGATGATGCAGATGACCAAGATCGACATCGCCAAGATCGAAGAGGCAGCCAGGGGCTGA
- a CDS encoding DMT family transporter has protein sequence MAQPTAQNSTIRNVLLAGILLMLAGDFLFALNDAMGKWLVASFSVGQVVLIRSIGAFFVLGPMIARQGTARLFRMERLELQVLRVVMTTLDTALFYAAVVYLPLADVMSFYMAGPIYVAALSHLLLGEKVGWRRWMAILVGFCGVLIMLKPSSAAFSLSSAFALAGSISFAFAIILNRRLRGTSDTSLVTWQTIGTLLVGGFLTIGNWQTPSSLDFGAMLLLGIVSCGAHLMITRALKLAPASTLAPLHYSLLLWAVIFGLAFFGDMPGPRILIGSGIIVLAGLFIFHRQKVVDTVPPENVPKGVN, from the coding sequence ATGGCACAGCCAACAGCCCAGAATTCGACGATCAGGAACGTGCTTTTGGCGGGCATTCTGCTGATGCTGGCCGGCGATTTCCTGTTTGCGTTGAACGATGCGATGGGCAAATGGCTGGTCGCCAGCTTTTCCGTCGGCCAGGTCGTGCTGATCCGTTCCATCGGCGCCTTTTTCGTGCTCGGCCCGATGATCGCTCGTCAAGGTACGGCCAGGCTGTTCCGCATGGAACGCCTGGAACTGCAGGTCTTGCGCGTCGTCATGACGACGCTCGACACGGCGCTGTTCTACGCCGCCGTCGTCTATCTGCCGCTTGCCGACGTCATGAGCTTCTACATGGCGGGGCCGATCTACGTGGCGGCGCTGTCCCATTTGTTGCTCGGTGAAAAGGTCGGCTGGCGCCGCTGGATGGCGATCCTGGTCGGCTTCTGCGGCGTGCTGATCATGCTCAAACCGTCCTCGGCCGCGTTTTCGCTGTCGTCGGCCTTCGCGCTGGCCGGAAGCATTTCATTCGCCTTCGCCATCATCCTCAACCGGCGGTTGCGCGGCACCAGCGACACCTCGCTCGTTACCTGGCAAACCATCGGCACGCTGCTGGTCGGCGGGTTTCTCACCATCGGCAACTGGCAGACGCCGTCCTCGCTCGATTTCGGCGCCATGCTGCTTCTCGGCATCGTCTCCTGCGGCGCGCATCTGATGATCACCAGGGCGCTGAAGCTGGCGCCGGCGTCGACGCTGGCGCCGCTGCATTACAGCCTGCTGCTGTGGGCCGTCATCTTCGGGCTGGCGTTCTTCGGCGACATGCCCGGCCCGCGCATCCTGATCGGCTCGGGCATCATCGTGCTGGCCGGCCTGTTCATCTTCCATCGCCAGAAAGTGGTCGACACGGTGCCGCCGGAGAACGTACCGAAAGGCGTCAACTAA